The following coding sequences lie in one Mycobacterium gordonae genomic window:
- a CDS encoding small basic family protein has protein sequence MIGIAALVIGIVLGLVFHPSVPEVIQPYLPIAVVAALDAVFGGLRAYLERIFDPKVFVVSFVFNVLVAALIVYVGDQLGVGTQLSTAIIVVLGIRIFGNAAALRRRLFGA, from the coding sequence GTGATCGGTATCGCCGCGCTCGTCATCGGCATCGTGCTGGGGCTGGTGTTCCATCCGAGCGTGCCGGAGGTCATCCAGCCGTATCTGCCGATCGCGGTGGTCGCCGCGCTGGACGCGGTATTCGGCGGGCTGCGCGCCTATCTGGAACGCATCTTCGACCCGAAGGTGTTCGTCGTGTCGTTTGTCTTCAACGTTCTGGTAGCGGCTTTGATCGTCTACGTCGGCGACCAACTGGGCGTCGGGACCCAGCTGTCGACGGCGATCATCGTCGTACTCGGTATCCGGATCTTCGGCAATGCGGCCGCACTGCGACGCCGGCTGTTCGGAGCGTGA
- a CDS encoding DUF881 domain-containing protein has translation MSETPNGPNDKPTQHGRHELPGDRPRAEIVRRTGLRAMVTGGRSRLVFGTLAVLLCLVLGIAIVTQVRQNESGDSLDNARPADLLVLLDSLRQREATLSTEVADLQNTLNTLQASGNTDQAAIESAQARLAALSILAGAVGATGPGVTVKIDDPGPGVAPEVMLDIINELRAAGAEAIQINDTRQSVRVGVDTWVTGSAGALTIDSKAFSPPYSLLAIGDPPTLAAAMNIPGGAEDSVKRVGGRMSVQQADRVEVATLRQPKPHQYAQPGK, from the coding sequence ATGTCCGAGACGCCGAACGGCCCCAACGACAAGCCCACCCAGCACGGCCGTCATGAGCTGCCGGGCGACCGTCCGCGCGCCGAGATCGTGCGCCGAACCGGGCTGCGGGCCATGGTGACCGGCGGGAGATCCCGGTTGGTGTTCGGCACTCTGGCGGTGCTGTTGTGCCTGGTCTTGGGTATCGCGATCGTTACTCAGGTCCGGCAGAACGAGTCCGGCGATTCGCTGGATAACGCCCGTCCCGCGGACTTGCTGGTCTTGCTGGACTCGTTGCGTCAGCGTGAGGCGACGCTGAGCACCGAGGTGGCCGACCTGCAGAACACCCTCAACACATTGCAGGCCTCGGGAAACACCGATCAGGCCGCCATCGAAAGCGCGCAGGCAAGATTGGCCGCGTTGTCCATCTTGGCCGGCGCCGTGGGCGCGACCGGCCCGGGTGTCACGGTGAAGATCGACGACCCCGGGCCCGGAGTGGCACCCGAAGTGATGCTCGACATCATCAACGAGTTGCGGGCGGCGGGCGCCGAAGCGATCCAGATCAACGACACCCGCCAGTCCGTGCGAGTCGGCGTCGACACCTGGGTCACCGGTTCGGCGGGTGCCCTCACCATCGACAGTAAGGCGTTCTCCCCGCCGTATTCCCTTCTGGCGATTGGCGATCCGCCCACCCTGGCGGCGGCCATGAACATTCCAGGTGGGGCAGAGGACAGCGTCAAGCGAGTGGGCGGACGCATGTCGGTGCAGCAGGCCGACCGCGTTGAAGTGGCCACCTTGCGACAACCAAAACCGCACCAATACGCTCAGCCCGGCAAGTGA
- the gcvH gene encoding glycine cleavage system protein GcvH: MTDIPSDLHYTTEHEWVRRSAEDTIRVGITDFAQSALGDVVFVQLPDVGAELRAGDSFGEVESTKSVSDLYAPISGKVSAVNGDLESTPQLLNSDPYGEGWLVELQVDGADVGALDAAIAELLDAEAYRGTLTE, translated from the coding sequence GTGACCGATATCCCGTCCGATCTGCACTACACCACCGAGCACGAATGGGTTCGCCGCAGCGCAGAAGACACCATCCGGGTAGGGATCACCGATTTCGCTCAGTCGGCGCTTGGTGACGTCGTCTTCGTCCAGTTGCCCGACGTGGGCGCCGAGCTCAGGGCCGGCGATTCGTTCGGCGAGGTGGAATCGACGAAATCGGTCTCGGACCTCTACGCGCCGATATCGGGCAAGGTGTCGGCGGTCAACGGCGACCTGGAGAGCACGCCGCAGTTGTTGAATTCCGACCCCTACGGCGAAGGCTGGCTGGTGGAACTCCAGGTCGACGGCGCCGACGTCGGCGCACTCGATGCCGCGATCGCCGAACTGCTCGACGCGGAGGCGTACCGCGGCACGCTCACCGAATGA
- the garA gene encoding glycogen accumulation regulator GarA, with amino-acid sequence MDNDQSDEVTVETTSVFRADFLNELDAPAQSGSESSVSGVEGLPAGSALLVVKRGPNAGSRFLLDQAITSAGRHPDSDIFLDDVTVSRRHAEFRLEGGEFNVVDVGSLNGTYVNREPVDSAVLANGDEVQIGKFRLVFLTGPKGDDDGGSGGQ; translated from the coding sequence ATGGATAACGACCAGAGTGACGAAGTCACCGTGGAGACGACCTCGGTCTTCCGCGCCGACTTCCTCAACGAACTGGACGCGCCCGCGCAGTCGGGTAGCGAGAGTTCGGTGTCCGGGGTGGAGGGACTCCCGGCGGGCTCGGCGTTGCTGGTCGTCAAACGCGGACCCAACGCCGGTTCACGCTTCTTGCTGGACCAGGCCATCACGTCCGCCGGTCGGCACCCCGACAGCGACATCTTCCTCGACGACGTCACGGTGAGCCGCCGGCACGCCGAATTCCGTTTGGAAGGCGGCGAGTTCAACGTCGTCGACGTCGGCAGCCTAAACGGCACGTACGTCAATCGCGAGCCGGTGGATTCCGCCGTGCTGGCCAACGGGGACGAGGTCCAGATCGGGAAGTTCCGCCTGGTATTTCTGACCGGCCCCAAGGGTGACGACGACGGGGGATCCGGGGGCCAGTGA
- the ftsR gene encoding transcriptional regulator FtsR produces the protein MTAPDSPALAGMSIGAVLDLLRPDFPDVTISKIRFLEAEGLVTPQRAASGYRRFTAYDCARLRFILTAQRDHYLPLKVIRAQLDALPDGELPAIGSPYGVPRLVSVADSAGPEAGPADPAAVAPTRIRLSREDLLERSGVDDGLLTALLKAGVITTGPGGFFDEHAVVILQCARALADYGVEPRHLRAFRSAADRQSDLIAQIAGPLVKADKAGARDRADDLAREVAALAITLHTSLIKSAVRDVLHR, from the coding sequence GTGACCGCGCCCGATAGCCCTGCGCTCGCCGGGATGTCGATCGGGGCGGTCCTGGACTTGCTGCGACCCGACTTTCCCGACGTCACGATCTCCAAGATCCGTTTCCTGGAGGCCGAAGGGCTGGTGACGCCACAGCGCGCGGCGTCGGGTTATCGGAGGTTCACCGCATACGACTGCGCGCGCTTGCGGTTCATCCTCACCGCCCAGCGGGACCACTATCTGCCTCTGAAGGTGATCAGGGCTCAGCTGGACGCCTTGCCCGATGGAGAACTGCCGGCCATCGGATCGCCTTACGGCGTACCGCGATTGGTGTCGGTGGCCGACAGCGCCGGACCCGAGGCGGGCCCGGCCGACCCCGCCGCTGTGGCACCCACTCGCATCCGCCTCAGCCGCGAAGACCTGCTCGAGCGTTCCGGAGTGGACGACGGGCTGCTGACCGCCCTGCTGAAAGCCGGCGTCATCACCACCGGGCCGGGCGGCTTTTTCGACGAACACGCCGTGGTGATTCTTCAGTGTGCGCGGGCGCTGGCCGATTACGGGGTCGAGCCCAGACATCTGCGGGCATTCCGGTCTGCGGCCGATCGGCAATCGGATCTGATCGCCCAGATCGCCGGGCCACTGGTCAAGGCTGACAAAGCCGGCGCACGTGACCGTGCCGACGACCTGGCTCGGGAGGTCGCCGCGCTGGCAATCACATTGCACACCTCACTGATCAAGTCCGCCGTTCGCGACGTACTGCACCGCTGA
- a CDS encoding bifunctional nuclease family protein, whose protein sequence is MGEVRVVGIRVEQPQNQPVLLLREANGDRYLPIWIGQSEAAAIALEQQGVEPPRPLTHDLIRDLIAALGHSLKEVRIVDLQEGTFYADLIFDRDIKVSARPSDSVAIALRVGVPIYVEEAVLAQAGLLIPDEGDEEAGSAVREDEVEKFKEFLDSVSPDDFKAT, encoded by the coding sequence ATGGGTGAAGTTCGTGTTGTCGGCATTCGTGTCGAGCAGCCCCAGAACCAGCCGGTGCTGCTGCTGCGCGAGGCAAATGGTGACCGCTACCTGCCGATCTGGATCGGGCAGTCGGAGGCTGCGGCGATCGCGCTGGAGCAACAGGGGGTGGAGCCACCCCGCCCGCTCACCCATGACCTGATCAGGGATCTCATTGCGGCGCTTGGCCATTCGCTCAAAGAGGTGCGTATTGTGGATTTGCAGGAAGGCACCTTCTACGCCGACCTGATCTTCGACCGCGACATCAAGGTGTCGGCCCGGCCGTCGGACTCGGTGGCGATCGCCCTGCGCGTCGGTGTGCCTATTTACGTCGAGGAGGCAGTCCTCGCCCAGGCCGGTCTGTTAATTCCCGACGAGGGCGACGAGGAGGCCGGCAGCGCCGTCCGCGAGGACGAGGTGGAGAAGTTCAAGGAGTTTCTCGACAGCGTCTCCCCGGACGACTTCAAGGCGACCTGA
- a CDS encoding MerR family transcriptional regulator: MSEQPRQGQLDLADHPATAAKATNSAAGPVQPGLFPDDSVPDELVGYRGPSACQIAGITYRQLDYWARTSLVVPSIRSAAGSGSQRLYSFKDILVLKIVKRLLDTGISLHNIRVAVDHLRQRGVQDLANITLFSDGTSVYECTSAEEVVDLLQGGQGVFGIAVSGAMRELTGVIADFPGERADGGESIAAPEDELASRRKHRDRKIG, encoded by the coding sequence GTGAGCGAGCAGCCACGTCAAGGACAGCTGGATCTTGCCGACCACCCGGCCACCGCGGCGAAAGCCACCAACAGCGCCGCCGGCCCCGTACAGCCCGGCCTGTTCCCCGACGATTCGGTGCCGGATGAACTGGTGGGCTACCGCGGACCGAGCGCATGTCAGATCGCCGGGATCACCTACCGCCAGCTGGACTACTGGGCCCGTACCTCGTTGGTGGTGCCGTCGATCCGCAGCGCGGCCGGATCGGGTAGCCAGCGCCTCTATTCGTTTAAGGACATTCTGGTCCTCAAGATCGTCAAGCGGCTCCTGGACACCGGCATCTCCCTGCACAACATCCGGGTCGCAGTCGATCACCTGCGCCAACGCGGCGTGCAGGACCTGGCCAACATCACCCTGTTCTCCGACGGCACGAGTGTCTACGAGTGCACTTCGGCCGAAGAGGTCGTCGACCTGTTGCAGGGTGGTCAGGGCGTCTTCGGCATCGCCGTGTCCGGCGCAATGCGCGAGCTGACCGGCGTCATCGCCGATTTTCCCGGCGAGCGGGCCGACGGCGGCGAGTCGATCGCCGCGCCGGAGGACGAGCTGGCCTCACGTCGCAAGCACCGCGACCGCAAGATCGGCTAG
- the gcvP gene encoding aminomethyl-transferring glycine dehydrogenase, producing MSGKSTPDPSTFADRHIGLDDSAVATMLDVIGVGSLDELAAKAVPSGILDTLTPGGLAPGLDQLPPAATEAEALAELRALADSNTVAVSMIGQGYYDTLTPPVLLRNIMENPAWYTAYTPYQPEISQGRLEALLNFQTMVTDLTGLEIANASMLDEGTAAAEAMTMMHRAYRGPANRLAVDVDVFPQTAAILATRARPLNIEIVTADLRDGLPEGEFFGVIAQLPGASGRITDWTALVQQAHDRGALVAIGADLLALTLVTPPGEIGADVTFGSTQRFGVPMGFGGPHAGYLAVHTKHARQLPGRLVGVSRDSDGADAYRLALQTREQHIRRDKATSNICTAQVLLAVMAAMYASYHGPDGLTAIARRVHSHAESIAGALGEALVHDRFFDTVLAHVPGRADEVVAAAKASGVNLWRVDADHVSVACDEATTDAHVAAVLEAFGVSASEPAGSDIATRTSEFLTHPAFHRYRTETSMMRYLRTLADKDIALDRSMIPLGSCTMKLNAAAEMEAITWPEFGRQHPFAPVSDTPGLRRLISDLESWLVAITGYDAVSLQPNAGSQGEYAGLLAIHDYHAARGEPHRDICLIPSSAHGTNAASAALAGMRVVVVGCHENGDVDLDDLRAKVGEHADRLSALMITYPSTHGVYEHDIADICAAVHDAGGQVYVDGANLNALVGLARPGKFGGDVSHLNLHKTFCIPHGGGGPGVGPVAVRSHLAKFLPGHPYASELPQGHPVSAAPYGSASILPISWAYIRMMGGDGLRAASLTAIASANYIARRLDEYFPVLYTGENGMVAHECILDLRGITKSTGVTVDDVAKRLADYGFHAPTMSFPVAGTLMVEPTESESLAEVDAFCEAMIGIRREIDRVGSGQWPVDDNPLRGAPHTAECLVTAEWNHPYTREEAAYPLGKTFRPKVWPPVRRIDGAYGDRNLVCSCPPVEAFA from the coding sequence GTGTCTGGAAAATCGACGCCCGACCCTTCCACGTTCGCAGACCGGCACATCGGTTTGGACGACTCTGCCGTTGCGACAATGCTCGATGTCATCGGCGTCGGCTCGCTGGATGAACTGGCCGCCAAGGCGGTGCCTAGCGGCATACTCGACACGCTGACCCCCGGCGGCCTCGCCCCTGGCCTGGATCAATTACCGCCGGCGGCCACCGAAGCCGAAGCGCTGGCCGAACTGCGGGCGCTGGCCGACAGCAACACCGTCGCGGTGTCCATGATCGGGCAGGGTTACTACGACACGCTCACGCCGCCGGTGCTGCTGCGCAACATCATGGAGAACCCGGCCTGGTACACCGCTTACACGCCGTACCAGCCCGAAATCAGCCAGGGCCGGCTGGAAGCACTCCTGAACTTCCAGACCATGGTCACCGACCTCACCGGCCTCGAGATCGCCAACGCCTCGATGCTGGACGAGGGCACCGCGGCCGCCGAGGCGATGACAATGATGCACCGCGCATACCGGGGCCCGGCGAACCGGCTGGCGGTCGACGTGGACGTGTTCCCGCAGACTGCCGCGATCCTGGCCACCCGGGCCAGGCCACTGAATATCGAGATCGTCACCGCCGACCTGCGTGACGGCCTGCCCGAGGGTGAATTCTTTGGCGTCATCGCCCAACTGCCCGGGGCCAGCGGCCGGATCACCGACTGGACGGCTCTGGTGCAGCAGGCTCACGACCGTGGCGCGCTGGTGGCCATCGGTGCCGACTTACTCGCCCTGACCTTGGTGACGCCACCGGGTGAGATCGGTGCCGACGTCACGTTCGGTAGCACCCAACGGTTTGGCGTGCCAATGGGATTCGGCGGCCCACACGCCGGTTACCTGGCGGTGCACACTAAGCATGCCCGGCAGTTGCCGGGCCGGCTGGTCGGGGTTTCCAGAGACTCAGATGGCGCCGACGCCTACCGCCTGGCGCTGCAGACCCGTGAACAACACATCCGCCGCGACAAGGCGACCAGCAATATCTGTACGGCGCAGGTGCTGCTGGCGGTGATGGCCGCCATGTACGCCAGCTATCACGGTCCTGATGGACTGACCGCCATCGCACGCAGGGTGCATTCGCATGCCGAGAGCATCGCCGGAGCGCTGGGCGAGGCGCTGGTGCACGACCGCTTTTTCGACACCGTGCTGGCGCATGTGCCGGGTCGCGCGGACGAAGTGGTGGCCGCGGCGAAGGCCAGCGGCGTCAACCTCTGGCGGGTCGACGCCGACCACGTGTCGGTGGCGTGCGACGAAGCGACCACCGACGCTCACGTCGCCGCGGTGCTCGAGGCGTTCGGGGTGTCGGCCAGCGAGCCCGCGGGGAGCGATATCGCTACCCGCACATCAGAATTCCTGACTCATCCGGCCTTTCACCGGTACCGCACCGAGACGTCGATGATGCGGTACCTGCGCACCTTGGCGGACAAGGACATCGCCCTGGACCGCAGCATGATTCCGCTCGGCTCGTGCACCATGAAGCTGAACGCGGCCGCGGAGATGGAGGCGATCACCTGGCCGGAGTTCGGTCGCCAGCACCCGTTCGCCCCGGTCTCCGACACTCCGGGCCTGCGCCGATTGATCTCCGACTTGGAGAGCTGGCTGGTTGCTATCACCGGCTACGACGCCGTCTCGCTGCAGCCCAACGCGGGTTCGCAAGGCGAGTACGCGGGGTTGCTGGCCATCCACGACTATCACGCCGCCCGCGGCGAACCGCACCGCGACATCTGCCTGATCCCGTCGAGCGCGCACGGCACCAACGCGGCCTCGGCCGCGCTCGCCGGCATGCGGGTAGTGGTGGTGGGCTGCCACGAGAACGGCGACGTCGACCTCGATGATCTGCGGGCCAAGGTCGGCGAACACGCGGACCGGCTCTCGGCGCTGATGATCACCTATCCGTCCACACACGGGGTCTACGAACACGACATCGCCGACATCTGCGCCGCCGTGCACGACGCCGGCGGCCAGGTCTACGTGGACGGCGCCAACCTGAATGCGCTGGTGGGCCTGGCCCGACCGGGTAAATTCGGGGGCGACGTCAGTCACCTGAATCTGCACAAGACGTTCTGCATCCCGCACGGCGGCGGCGGCCCCGGCGTCGGACCGGTGGCGGTGCGGTCGCACCTGGCGAAATTCCTGCCCGGCCACCCCTACGCATCCGAGTTACCGCAGGGACACCCGGTCTCCGCCGCACCCTACGGGTCAGCGTCGATTCTGCCGATCAGCTGGGCCTACATCAGGATGATGGGCGGTGACGGTCTGCGGGCGGCCTCGCTGACGGCGATCGCGTCGGCCAACTACATCGCGCGCCGCCTCGACGAGTACTTCCCGGTGCTGTACACCGGTGAGAACGGCATGGTGGCCCACGAGTGCATCCTGGATCTGCGCGGCATCACCAAGTCGACCGGCGTGACGGTCGACGATGTTGCGAAGCGGTTGGCGGACTACGGTTTTCACGCACCGACCATGAGCTTCCCGGTGGCCGGGACGCTGATGGTGGAGCCCACCGAGAGCGAAAGCCTGGCCGAGGTGGACGCGTTCTGCGAGGCGATGATCGGCATCCGCCGCGAGATCGACCGGGTCGGCTCGGGGCAATGGCCGGTGGACGACAACCCGCTGCGCGGCGCGCCGCACACGGCCGAGTGCCTGGTGACAGCCGAGTGGAATCACCCGTACACGCGGGAGGAAGCCGCTTATCCGCTGGGAAAGACGTTCCGGCCCAAGGTGTGGCCGCCGGTCCGGCGCATCGACGGCGCCTACGGCGACCGCAACCTCGTCTGCTCGTGTCCGCCGGTCGAGGCCTTCGCCTAG
- a CDS encoding haloalkane dehalogenase, producing MRVEFTPDPQLYPFESRWFDSSRGRVHYIDEGDGPPILFCHGNPTWSFLYRDIIVALRHRFRCIAPDYLGFGLSERPPGFGYKVDEHARVVGEFVDHLGLEGFVTMGQDWGGPVSMAVAVERADRVRGAVLGNTWFWPTDVLTTKIFSHVMSSPPMQYAILHRNFFVKQMIPIGTTRRLSPAVMEHYRAVQPDAEARRGVAEMPKQILAAHPLLERLSRDVPAKLGAKPALFVWGMRDFAFRPGPSLPHMRAAFPDHVLVELPTANHFIQEDAPDEIAAAILDRFG from the coding sequence ATGCGCGTCGAATTCACCCCGGACCCCCAGTTGTACCCGTTCGAGTCGCGGTGGTTCGACAGCTCGCGGGGCCGCGTCCACTACATCGACGAGGGCGACGGGCCACCCATCCTGTTCTGCCACGGTAATCCCACGTGGAGCTTTCTCTATCGCGACATCATCGTCGCGCTGCGGCACCGATTCCGCTGCATCGCACCGGATTATCTCGGTTTCGGTCTCTCCGAACGACCGCCGGGTTTCGGCTACAAGGTCGATGAACACGCCCGCGTCGTCGGTGAGTTCGTCGATCACCTGGGGCTCGAGGGGTTTGTGACCATGGGGCAGGACTGGGGAGGTCCGGTCAGTATGGCCGTTGCGGTCGAGCGTGCCGACCGGGTCCGCGGAGCGGTGCTCGGCAACACCTGGTTCTGGCCGACGGACGTGTTGACCACGAAGATCTTCAGTCACGTGATGTCCAGCCCACCCATGCAATATGCGATCCTGCACCGCAATTTCTTTGTGAAACAGATGATTCCGATCGGGACGACGCGCCGGCTCAGTCCGGCGGTGATGGAGCACTACCGGGCGGTGCAGCCCGACGCCGAAGCTCGCCGGGGCGTGGCCGAGATGCCGAAGCAGATTCTTGCCGCTCATCCCCTGCTCGAGCGACTCAGCCGGGACGTCCCGGCCAAGCTTGGTGCCAAACCCGCACTCTTCGTCTGGGGTATGAGGGATTTCGCGTTCCGTCCGGGGCCCTCGCTGCCGCACATGCGCGCGGCATTCCCCGATCACGTATTGGTCGAATTGCCGACCGCCAATCACTTCATCCAGGAGGATGCCCCCGACGAGATCGCCGCGGCGATCCTCGACCGGTTCGGCTGA
- a CDS encoding substrate-binding domain-containing protein yields MGRHSKPDPGDSLPGGEPAPYDEEPFGEPDDEAFGAPHQPEPEPEPGPLADTWGQGRFGGEYAQPVADDYPDFGFRPSAPEPAADVEPPEAEPSAATPPPSPFRASHRGLRDWQGGHRSAGGRRGVSIGVIVALVTVVVVVAGVILWQFFGDALSHRSHTAAANCVGGKDSVAVLADPSIADQVKQLAEGYNKQAGPIGDRCVEVTVKPANSDAVISGFIGKWPAELGNQPGLWIPGSSVSAARLSGAAGQKIISDSRSLVSSPVLLAIRPEFSQTLSKQNWAALPGLQSNPTSLGNWGSLRLALPVGGNGDASFLAGEAIAAASAPAGAPPTSGSAAVRTLVSTQPKLPDDSLSEAMNALLKPGTKADELAAAPVHAVITTEQQLFVRGQSIPDAKSKLGSWIPPGPVAVADYPTVLLSGSWLKQEQTTAASAFARYMHTPEQLAKLAKAGFRVNGVKPPSSEVTSFASLPGTLSVGDDATRATLADTMATPSTGVAATIMLDQSLPNDDGGGKTRLANVIAALDSRIKALPPTAVIGLWTFDGREGRAEVPAGPLTDQVNGQPRSAALAAALDKQYSSGGGAVSFTTLRMIYQDMQANFRAGQENSILVITAGPHTDQSLDGPGLQDFIKNSADPARPVAVNVIDFGADPDRATWEAVARLSGGSYQNLATSTGPDLPTAVTNFLS; encoded by the coding sequence ATGGGTAGGCACAGCAAGCCCGACCCCGGGGATTCCCTGCCCGGGGGCGAACCCGCGCCGTACGACGAGGAGCCTTTCGGCGAGCCCGATGACGAGGCTTTCGGTGCACCGCACCAGCCGGAGCCGGAGCCGGAGCCTGGGCCGCTTGCCGACACCTGGGGTCAGGGTCGGTTCGGCGGGGAGTACGCGCAGCCGGTGGCCGATGACTACCCCGACTTCGGGTTCCGTCCGTCCGCCCCGGAGCCTGCGGCCGACGTCGAGCCGCCGGAGGCAGAGCCGTCGGCTGCGACTCCCCCGCCGTCACCGTTTCGGGCGAGTCACCGCGGGCTTCGCGACTGGCAGGGTGGCCACCGCAGCGCCGGTGGCCGGCGCGGGGTCAGCATCGGGGTGATAGTGGCGCTGGTCACCGTCGTCGTCGTGGTCGCCGGGGTGATCTTGTGGCAGTTCTTCGGTGACGCGTTGTCGCACCGTTCGCACACGGCCGCCGCTAATTGCGTGGGGGGCAAGGACTCCGTCGCCGTGCTGGCCGACCCTTCGATCGCTGACCAGGTGAAGCAGCTTGCCGAGGGCTACAACAAACAGGCGGGCCCCATCGGCGACCGGTGCGTCGAAGTCACCGTCAAGCCGGCCAACTCCGACGCCGTCATCAGCGGCTTCATCGGAAAGTGGCCGGCCGAGCTGGGCAACCAGCCGGGCCTGTGGATTCCGGGTAGTTCGGTCTCCGCGGCCCGACTGTCCGGCGCGGCAGGGCAGAAGATCATTAGCGACAGCCGGTCGCTGGTGAGTTCGCCGGTCCTGCTGGCCATCCGGCCGGAGTTCAGCCAGACGCTGTCCAAGCAGAACTGGGCCGCACTGCCCGGGCTGCAATCGAACCCGACGTCGTTGGGCAACTGGGGATCGCTGCGGCTCGCGCTGCCGGTCGGCGGCAACGGCGACGCGTCCTTCCTAGCCGGCGAGGCCATTGCCGCGGCGTCGGCACCCGCCGGCGCACCCCCGACGTCCGGCAGCGCCGCCGTTCGCACGCTGGTGAGCACGCAACCCAAGCTGCCTGACGACTCTCTGAGCGAGGCGATGAATGCCCTACTCAAGCCGGGCACCAAGGCCGATGAGCTGGCCGCGGCGCCGGTGCACGCCGTCATCACCACCGAGCAGCAGCTGTTCGTGCGCGGCCAGTCGATTCCGGATGCCAAGAGCAAGCTGGGATCCTGGATTCCCCCCGGCCCGGTCGCGGTGGCCGACTACCCGACCGTGCTGCTGAGTGGCTCCTGGCTCAAGCAGGAGCAGACCACCGCCGCCAGTGCCTTCGCCCGCTACATGCACACCCCGGAGCAATTGGCGAAGCTGGCCAAGGCGGGGTTCCGGGTCAACGGTGTGAAACCGCCGAGCAGTGAGGTGACCAGCTTCGCGTCGCTGCCCGGCACGCTGTCAGTCGGCGACGACGCCACGCGCGCCACCTTGGCCGACACCATGGCCACTCCGTCGACCGGGGTCGCCGCCACGATCATGCTCGACCAGTCCTTGCCCAACGATGACGGCGGCGGCAAGACCCGACTCGCCAACGTGATCGCGGCACTCGACAGCAGGATCAAGGCATTGCCTCCCACCGCGGTCATCGGACTGTGGACGTTCGACGGCCGCGAGGGGCGGGCCGAGGTGCCGGCCGGGCCGTTGACCGACCAGGTCAATGGTCAACCTCGGTCGGCGGCGCTCGCAGCTGCCTTGGACAAGCAGTATTCGTCCGGCGGCGGGGCGGTCTCGTTCACGACGCTGCGCATGATCTACCAGGACATGCAGGCCAATTTCCGCGCCGGTCAAGAGAATTCCATATTGGTGATCACTGCTGGGCCACACACCGACCAAAGTCTGGATGGTCCGGGGTTGCAGGACTTCATCAAGAACAGCGCCGACCCAGCCAGGCCGGTCGCGGTCAACGTGATCGACTTCGGCGCGGATCCGGACCGGGCCACCTGGGAAGCGGTTGCCCGGCTCAGTGGCGGGAGTTACCAGAACCTGGCGACCTCGACCGGGCCCGATCTGCCCACCGCGGTCACCAATTTCCTGAGTTGA